The proteins below come from a single Streptomyces sp. SCSIO 75703 genomic window:
- a CDS encoding MarC family protein, with protein sequence MFDVAVFGSLFLTLFVIMDPPGITPIFLALTSGRPAKVQKRMAFQAVCVAGGVITVFGLLGHQILDYLHVSVPALMIAGGLLLLLIALDLLTGKTDEPQQTKDVNVALVPLGMPLLAGPGAIVSVILAVQKADSVGTQVSVWTAILAIHVVLWLVMRYSLLIIRVIKDGGVVLVTRLAGMMLSAIAVQQIINGVTQVIQSA encoded by the coding sequence ATGTTCGACGTCGCCGTCTTCGGCTCCCTCTTCCTGACCCTCTTCGTCATCATGGACCCGCCCGGGATCACGCCGATCTTCCTCGCGCTGACCTCCGGCCGGCCCGCCAAGGTGCAGAAGCGGATGGCCTTCCAGGCCGTCTGCGTGGCCGGCGGTGTGATCACCGTGTTCGGACTGCTCGGCCACCAGATCCTCGACTACCTGCACGTCTCGGTGCCCGCCCTGATGATCGCGGGCGGGCTGCTGCTCCTGCTGATCGCCCTCGACCTGCTCACCGGCAAGACGGACGAGCCCCAGCAGACCAAGGACGTCAACGTGGCCCTGGTCCCGCTCGGCATGCCGCTGCTGGCCGGGCCCGGCGCCATCGTGTCGGTGATCCTCGCCGTGCAGAAGGCCGACAGCGTGGGCACGCAGGTGTCCGTCTGGACGGCGATCCTCGCCATCCACGTGGTGCTGTGGCTGGTGATGCGCTACTCGCTGCTGATCATCCGCGTCATCAAGGACGGCGGTGTGGTCCTGGTGACCCGCCTCGCGGGCATGATGCTCTCCGCCATCGCGGTGCAGCAGATCATCAACGGCGTCACGCAGGTGATCCAGAGCGCCTGA
- a CDS encoding alpha/beta hydrolase: protein MSTNAAFTPPPGARTYRLCTPRGEFAAVDSPVADGTGPRGTVLMLPGFTGSKEDFTLLHAPLAARGYRTVAVDGRGQYETPGPEHDEAPYAQAELARDVLAQVTALAVPVHLLGHSLGGQIARAAALLDPAPFLSLTLMSSGPARISGSQRQRVRLLRDALDTLTMEEVWKVMQAMGPPEEAEAASRGTADRERLRDRWLGTMPAQLRVTGRQLCEEPDRIPELAALPLPFHVLSGERDDTWPVPLLDDMARRLGAHRTVVAGAEHSPNTDRPLPTARALADFWDTVPQDHPDDATGL, encoded by the coding sequence GTGAGCACCAACGCCGCCTTCACCCCGCCCCCCGGAGCCCGTACCTACCGCCTGTGCACGCCGCGCGGCGAGTTCGCCGCCGTGGACTCCCCCGTGGCCGACGGCACCGGGCCGAGGGGGACCGTGCTGATGCTGCCCGGGTTCACCGGCAGCAAGGAGGACTTCACCCTGCTGCACGCCCCCCTCGCGGCACGCGGCTACCGGACGGTCGCCGTGGACGGACGGGGCCAGTACGAGACGCCCGGCCCGGAGCACGACGAGGCCCCCTACGCGCAGGCGGAACTGGCCCGGGACGTGCTGGCCCAGGTCACGGCGCTCGCGGTGCCGGTGCACCTGCTCGGGCACTCCCTCGGCGGGCAGATCGCCCGTGCCGCCGCGCTGCTCGACCCGGCGCCGTTCCTGTCCCTGACGCTCATGTCCTCCGGCCCGGCCCGGATCTCCGGCTCGCAGCGGCAGCGGGTGCGGCTGCTGCGGGACGCGCTCGACACCCTGACCATGGAGGAGGTCTGGAAGGTCATGCAGGCCATGGGCCCGCCCGAGGAGGCCGAGGCGGCCTCCCGGGGGACCGCCGACCGGGAGCGGCTGCGGGACCGCTGGCTGGGCACCATGCCTGCCCAACTCCGCGTCACCGGACGGCAGTTGTGTGAGGAGCCGGACCGGATTCCCGAGCTGGCGGCGCTGCCGCTGCCGTTCCACGTGCTGTCCGGGGAGCGTGACGACACCTGGCCCGTGCCGCTGCTGGACGACATGGCCCGGCGGCTGGGCGCGCACCGCACGGTGGTCGCCGGGGCCGAGCACTCCCCCAACACGGACCGGCCGCTGCCCACCGCCCGCGCCCTGGCCGACTTCTGGGACACCGTGCCGCAGGACCACCCGGACGACGCCACCGGCCTCTGA
- a CDS encoding NYN domain-containing protein, producing MNDDPGSLNARIEQTNELLRRMLAEVAKTPSTHAIFVDAGYLYAAAGRLVAGTEDRRAFDLDAEGLIEALIDKARTIFADSRLLRVYWYDGARRRIHTLEQQSIAELPDVKVRLGNLNANNQQKGVDSLIRSDLESLARHRAISDAALLGGDEDLVSAVEAAQGYGARVHLWGIEAPDGQNQAEPLLWEVDSQRTFDLEFFKPYVSRRTAPPYEVAGVARPSREDVRFVGAQIAAKWLGARGREALMELLPGHPYLPGSVDQDLLVEAEGLLQYSLRGQADLRRALRDGFWEHLQGQY from the coding sequence ATGAACGACGACCCCGGGTCCCTGAATGCCCGAATCGAACAGACCAACGAGCTGTTGCGGCGGATGCTCGCCGAGGTGGCGAAAACGCCCTCCACGCACGCGATCTTCGTCGACGCCGGGTACCTCTACGCGGCGGCGGGCCGCCTCGTGGCCGGGACCGAGGACCGCCGGGCCTTCGACCTCGACGCCGAGGGGCTGATCGAGGCGCTCATCGACAAGGCCCGCACGATCTTCGCGGACAGCCGGCTGCTGCGGGTCTACTGGTACGACGGCGCCCGGCGCCGCATCCACACCCTGGAGCAGCAGTCCATCGCCGAGCTGCCGGATGTCAAGGTCCGCCTCGGCAACCTGAACGCGAACAACCAGCAGAAGGGCGTCGACTCCCTCATCCGCTCCGACCTGGAGTCCCTCGCGCGCCACCGCGCCATCAGCGACGCGGCCCTGCTCGGCGGCGACGAGGACCTGGTCTCCGCGGTGGAGGCGGCCCAGGGCTACGGCGCCCGCGTCCACCTGTGGGGCATCGAGGCGCCCGACGGCCAGAACCAGGCCGAGCCGCTGCTCTGGGAGGTCGACAGCCAGCGCACCTTCGACCTGGAGTTCTTCAAGCCGTACGTCTCCCGGCGCACCGCGCCGCCCTACGAGGTGGCGGGCGTGGCCCGGCCGTCACGGGAGGACGTCCGCTTCGTCGGCGCGCAGATCGCCGCGAAGTGGCTGGGGGCGCGGGGCCGCGAGGCGCTGATGGAACTGCTCCCCGGCCACCCCTACCTCCCCGGCTCCGTGGACCAGGACCTCCTGGTGGAGGCCGAGGGTCTGCTCCAGTACTCGCTGCGCGGCCAGGCCGACCTGCGCCGGGCGCTGCGGGACGGCTTCTGGGAGCACCTGCAGGGGCAGTACTAG
- a CDS encoding DEAD/DEAH box helicase — MAADVPGTVATTPALASHRAHRRGSTLTTTFRSLGILPETAEALEAVGIVHPFPIQEMTLPVALSGTDVIGQAKTGTGKTLGFGLPLLERVTVPADVEAGRAAPESLTDAPQALVVVPTRELCQQVTNDLLTAGKVRNVRVTAIYGGRAYEPQVEALKKGVDVVVGTPGRLLDLAGQRKLDLKHVRCLVLDEADEMLDLGFLPDVEKIVTMLPAKRQTMLFSATMPGAVIGLARRYMSQPTHIRATSPDDEGATVANIKQFVYRAHSMDKPEMVSRILQAEGRGLAMIFCRTKRTAADIAEQLQRRGFAAGAVHGDLGQGAREQALRAFRNGKVDVLVCTDVAARGIDVEGVTHVVNYQSPEEEKTYLHRVGRTGRAGAKGTAITLVDWDDIPRWQLINKALVLDFNDPPETYSTSPHLYSDLGIPEGTKGVLPRSERTRAGLAAEELEDLGEPGGRGGRGGRGPRGRDESRSGDREQSSRTPRRRRRMRGGEPVDAGAAPAEAPAAGDTDTDTEAGKGPRTLRRRRRTRNGEAARPQVTAGTPADETAEAAHTAVATAEGTDVRAVEAPATEPADARPRRRRTRKSAEAAPVETVETAPVATAPVAGRVTEPEAAEAPVAEAPAEKPRRRTRKAAATAEAVLDTAEAVAEAPAAEAVEATPRRTRKTTAGKAVETEAVTDAPGLPAQPEAEAAETKPRRARKTAAKKTAAKTAEAEVSPAEAAVDTAEGTGTTPRRRTRKATATAEAADTTEAAQPEAEAAEAKPRRTRKTAAKKTTAKTAEAEVSPAEAAVDTAEGTGTTPRRRTRKATATAEAADASGIPAQAAPEPEAAPKRRTRKTVASAEATGAAEGAAEAKPKARRTRKAATAAAEPAES, encoded by the coding sequence ATGGCAGCCGACGTCCCCGGCACGGTCGCCACGACCCCCGCGCTCGCCTCGCACCGCGCACACAGAAGAGGCAGCACCCTGACTACGACGTTCCGATCCCTCGGAATCCTCCCCGAGACCGCCGAAGCCCTCGAGGCCGTCGGCATCGTCCACCCCTTCCCCATCCAGGAGATGACGCTCCCCGTCGCCCTCTCGGGCACGGACGTCATCGGCCAGGCCAAGACCGGCACCGGCAAGACGCTGGGCTTCGGCCTCCCCCTCCTGGAGCGGGTGACCGTCCCCGCCGACGTGGAGGCGGGCCGCGCCGCCCCCGAATCGCTCACCGACGCCCCGCAGGCGCTCGTCGTCGTCCCCACGCGCGAGCTGTGCCAGCAGGTGACCAACGACCTCCTGACCGCCGGCAAGGTCCGCAACGTGCGGGTCACCGCGATCTACGGCGGCCGTGCCTACGAGCCGCAGGTCGAGGCGCTGAAGAAGGGCGTCGACGTGGTCGTCGGCACCCCCGGCCGTCTCCTGGACCTGGCCGGCCAGCGCAAGCTGGACCTCAAGCACGTCCGGTGCCTGGTCCTCGACGAGGCCGACGAGATGCTCGACCTGGGCTTCCTGCCCGACGTCGAGAAGATCGTCACGATGCTCCCGGCCAAGCGCCAGACCATGCTGTTCTCGGCGACCATGCCGGGCGCGGTCATCGGACTGGCCCGCCGCTACATGTCGCAGCCCACGCACATCCGCGCCACCTCGCCGGACGACGAGGGCGCGACGGTCGCCAACATCAAGCAGTTCGTCTACCGCGCGCACTCCATGGACAAGCCGGAGATGGTCTCCCGCATCCTCCAGGCCGAGGGCCGCGGACTGGCGATGATCTTCTGCCGCACCAAGCGCACCGCCGCCGACATCGCCGAGCAGCTCCAGCGCCGCGGTTTCGCCGCCGGCGCGGTCCACGGCGACCTCGGACAGGGTGCCCGCGAGCAGGCGCTGCGCGCCTTCCGCAACGGCAAGGTGGACGTGCTGGTCTGCACCGACGTCGCCGCCCGCGGCATCGATGTCGAGGGTGTGACGCACGTCGTCAACTACCAGTCGCCGGAAGAGGAGAAGACGTACCTCCACCGCGTGGGCCGGACCGGCCGCGCGGGCGCGAAGGGTACGGCGATCACCCTGGTCGACTGGGACGACATCCCGCGCTGGCAGCTCATCAACAAGGCGCTGGTGCTGGACTTCAACGACCCGCCGGAGACGTACTCCACCTCCCCCCACCTCTACTCCGACCTCGGCATCCCCGAGGGCACCAAGGGCGTGCTGCCCCGCTCGGAACGCACCCGTGCCGGGCTGGCCGCCGAGGAACTGGAGGACCTGGGCGAGCCGGGCGGCCGTGGTGGACGCGGCGGCCGTGGCCCTCGGGGCCGGGACGAGTCCCGTTCCGGCGACCGTGAGCAGTCCTCCCGTACGCCGCGCCGCCGTCGCCGGATGCGCGGCGGGGAGCCCGTGGACGCCGGGGCGGCCCCCGCCGAGGCGCCCGCGGCCGGGGACACCGACACGGACACCGAGGCCGGGAAGGGTCCGCGCACGCTGCGCCGCCGGCGCCGCACCCGCAACGGGGAGGCGGCCCGCCCGCAGGTGACCGCCGGGACCCCCGCCGACGAGACCGCCGAGGCCGCACACACCGCGGTGGCGACGGCCGAGGGCACGGACGTCCGGGCCGTCGAGGCCCCCGCGACCGAGCCGGCCGACGCCAGGCCGCGCCGCCGCCGCACCCGCAAGTCGGCGGAGGCCGCCCCGGTGGAGACCGTGGAGACCGCCCCCGTCGCGACCGCGCCGGTGGCCGGCAGGGTGACGGAACCGGAGGCCGCCGAGGCGCCCGTCGCCGAGGCCCCCGCCGAGAAGCCGCGCCGCCGCACCCGCAAGGCCGCGGCGACCGCCGAGGCGGTGCTCGACACCGCCGAGGCAGTCGCCGAGGCCCCCGCGGCCGAGGCGGTCGAGGCCACGCCGCGCCGTACGCGGAAGACCACGGCGGGGAAGGCCGTCGAGACGGAGGCCGTCACCGACGCCCCGGGCCTCCCGGCCCAGCCGGAGGCGGAGGCCGCGGAGACCAAGCCGCGCCGCGCCCGTAAGACGGCCGCCAAGAAGACCGCCGCGAAGACCGCCGAAGCCGAGGTCTCCCCGGCCGAGGCCGCGGTGGACACGGCCGAGGGCACCGGCACCACGCCGCGCCGCCGCACCCGCAAGGCCACGGCCACCGCCGAGGCCGCCGACACCACCGAGGCCGCCCAGCCGGAGGCGGAGGCCGCCGAGGCCAAGCCGCGCCGCACCCGTAAGACGGCCGCCAAGAAGACCACCGCGAAGACCGCCGAAGCCGAGGTCTCCCCGGCCGAGGCCGCGGTGGACACGGCCGAGGGCACCGGCACCACGCCGCGCCGCCGCACCCGCAAGGCCACGGCCACCGCCGAGGCCGCCGACGCGTCGGGCATCCCCGCGCAGGCGGCGCCAGAGCCCGAGGCCGCGCCGAAGCGCCGCACCCGCAAGACGGTCGCCTCCGCCGAGGCGACCGGCGCGGCGGAGGGCGCCGCCGAGGCGAAGCCGAAGGCCCGTCGCACCCGTAAGGCGGCCACGGCCGCCGCGGAGCCTGCCGAGAGCTGA
- a CDS encoding PHP domain-containing protein, giving the protein MRIDLHTHSTASDGTDTPAELVREAAAAGLDVVALTDHDTTRGHAEARAALPPGLTLVTGAELSCRIDGVGVHMLAYLFDPEEPELLAERELVRDDRVPRARAMVRKLNDLGVPVTWEQVARIAGDGSVGRPHVASALVELGVVPTVGDAFTEEWLADGGRAAVEKHETDPFEAIRLVKGAGGVTVLAHPGAVKRGRTMSESLVADLAAAGLDGIEADHMDHDEPTRARLRGLASDLGLLVTGSSDYHGSRKTCRLGEYTTDPEVYGEITRRSFGAFPVPGAGGV; this is encoded by the coding sequence GTGCGCATCGATCTGCACACCCACTCCACCGCGTCCGACGGCACGGACACCCCGGCCGAGCTGGTGCGCGAGGCCGCCGCCGCCGGACTGGACGTCGTCGCGCTGACCGACCACGACACCACCCGCGGCCACGCCGAGGCCCGCGCCGCGCTGCCCCCGGGGCTCACCCTGGTCACCGGCGCCGAGCTCTCCTGCCGGATCGACGGCGTCGGCGTGCACATGCTCGCCTACCTCTTCGACCCGGAGGAGCCCGAACTGCTCGCCGAACGGGAGCTGGTCCGGGACGACCGGGTGCCGCGTGCCCGCGCCATGGTCCGCAAACTCAACGACCTGGGCGTCCCCGTCACCTGGGAGCAGGTCGCGCGGATCGCCGGCGACGGGTCGGTCGGCCGCCCACACGTGGCCTCCGCCCTGGTCGAACTCGGCGTCGTCCCCACGGTGGGCGACGCCTTCACCGAGGAGTGGCTGGCGGACGGCGGCCGGGCCGCCGTGGAGAAGCACGAGACCGACCCCTTCGAGGCGATCCGCCTGGTCAAGGGCGCCGGCGGGGTCACCGTCCTCGCGCACCCGGGCGCCGTCAAGCGGGGCCGCACGATGTCCGAGAGCCTGGTCGCGGACCTGGCCGCCGCCGGCCTCGACGGCATCGAGGCCGACCACATGGACCACGACGAGCCCACGCGCGCCCGGCTGCGGGGCCTCGCCTCGGACCTGGGCCTGCTGGTCACCGGGTCCAGCGACTACCACGGCAGCCGGAAGACCTGCCGGCTCGGCGAGTACACGACGGACCCCGAGGTCTACGGGGAGATCACGCGCCGGTCCTTCGGGGCGTTCCCCGTGCCGGGCGCCGGCGGAGTCTGA
- a CDS encoding DUF6758 family protein, protein MRGEPSCPKCGGRVRAPGLFSDTWQCAVHGTVHPLQPVLPPSVEALGVIVRRTEVPVWMPWPLPVGWLFTGVVHAGDDRSGGRATALACTGPGPLGGMGELVLVAEEPGVGLGARFAGLDAPDPGPYLDVDKAPEAKVLAAGRPTPLWHVPGAPEDRAVFAGEALGVWLWAVVFPERTGLLMYDELVLTDLRDAGAEIDLVPCGALSPKLLHP, encoded by the coding sequence ATGAGGGGTGAACCCAGTTGCCCGAAGTGCGGTGGCCGGGTCCGGGCTCCCGGCCTCTTCTCGGACACCTGGCAGTGCGCCGTGCACGGCACCGTGCACCCTCTGCAACCCGTGCTCCCGCCGAGCGTCGAGGCGCTCGGCGTCATCGTCCGCCGCACCGAGGTGCCCGTGTGGATGCCGTGGCCGCTGCCGGTCGGCTGGCTCTTCACCGGCGTCGTCCACGCGGGCGACGACCGCAGCGGCGGCCGGGCCACCGCCCTCGCCTGCACCGGCCCCGGCCCGCTCGGCGGCATGGGCGAGCTGGTCCTGGTCGCGGAGGAACCGGGCGTGGGCCTCGGCGCGCGGTTCGCCGGCCTCGACGCCCCCGACCCGGGCCCGTACCTGGACGTGGACAAGGCGCCCGAGGCCAAGGTGCTCGCGGCCGGCCGGCCGACACCGCTGTGGCACGTCCCCGGCGCCCCGGAGGACCGTGCGGTCTTCGCCGGCGAGGCCCTCGGGGTGTGGCTGTGGGCCGTGGTCTTCCCCGAGCGGACCGGCCTGCTCATGTACGACGAACTGGTGCTGACCGACCTCCGGGACGCGGGCGCGGAGATCGACCTCGTACCGTGCGGGGCGCTGTCGCCCAAGCTGCTGCATCCGTAG